ATGAGTAGCCTAGAGCCCCCACTTGCTGATGGCATTTGAAGTGGGGGGCattcttgtgggactgagcccttaacctatAGGATCTGCGCCCCCTCTACCTATTATCAGAATTGAATTAAAGAGTAGGACACCCACgtggtgtcagagaattgctgCTGGAACACATTTTGAGCTAGGACATAATACActtccctccttctccatccAAGCTGTGGCTTCATAGTACTACCACAGTTCCAAAGTCAAGATCGTGACACAGAATACCAGCTCAGAGGCTCAGGCTTGGAGCCCCTTTGCACATACATAGCCTGACGGTAAGAAAGTCCCCAGTGGGGCAAACCCATGGATCTCACGGGGAGAACCATCCCAACCAAAGGTTCCATGTCTCACGAGCCAATCCAAAATCTGCCCAAAGCTGAAATCTGTGATTCTACAGAAGTTTGAGATCTTAGACTGAGTAACCTCAGCCAGCCTGAGGAGGCAGATCGGACTTAGACGCAGAAccagagggtggagggaggaaatGGTAGAATAAACacaacccggggcgcctgggtggctcagtcggttgggcgacagacttcggctcaggtcatgatctcacactccgtgagtttgagccccgcatcgagctctgtgctgacagctcagagcctggagcctgtttcagattctgtgtctccctctctctctgaccctcccccgttcatgctctgtctctctatgtctcaaaaataaataaacgttgaataaaaaaaaattaaaaaaaaaaaagaataaacacaacCCTTGTAATGTCAACACATACACTGAATTAGAAATTAGtctttccttggggcacctggcaaAACATAcgactctttttttctttttttaatggtctatttagttttgggagagagagagagagacagagcatgagcaggggagggagacacagaatctgaagcaggctccaggctccgagctgtcagcacagagcccaacgcagggctcgacttcgtgaaccgtgagatcatgacccaagctcaagtgggccactcaaccgactgagccacctaggcgccccaaaacataCGCCTCTCCACAttgggggtgtgagttcaagccccatgttgggcctagagcttacttgaaaaatgaaacggtgaggggcgcctgggtggctcagttggttaagcgtccgactttggctcaggtcatgatctcacaatccgtgagtttgagcccttctgacagctcagagcctgaagcctgcttcggattctgtgtctccctctctccgaccctcctccgttgatgctctgtctctctctgtctcaaaaataaataaacattaaaaaaaaaaaagaaacggtgGAAGCAATCAAATAAATGTCCTTCAAaagaggaatggataaacaaactgtggcataTCCATGCAACGAAATGGTCTccagcaacagaaagaaatgagttatcaagccacGAGAAAACATGACAGAAACTGAAATGCATTTTGCTTCGTGTAAGGATGTCTGAGAAGGATACATACTTTCTGTTTCCAACTattatgacattctagaaaagaaaactatggggtgcctgggtggctcagttggttaagtgtacgacttcagctcaggtcatgcatgatcttatactctgtgagttcaagccccgcgtcgggctctgtgctgacagctcggagcctggagcctgcttcggagtctgtgactccttctctctctgtccctccacctttcactctgtctctctttcaaaaataaataaacattaaaaaaaatttaaatatcacttctcggccttttggctaagatcaagtgtaaaaaaaattaaaaagaaaaaaaagaaaagacaaaactacagagacagtaAAAAAGATTAGcagttgggacacctgggtggctcagtcagctaagggtCCCACTctttcttgatttgggctcagatcatgatctcacggttcatgggtttgagcccagtgtcaggttctacattgacagtgtggggcctgcttgagattctctctcaccctctctctctgcccctccccagctctctccttctctctctcaaaagaaataaacattaaaaaaaaaaaaaaaaaaaaaaaaaagactagtggttgccagggtcttaGAGGAGGGTAAGTGGAACACAGGGTTTTTAGGGTAGTGAATTCATTTTGTTTGATACTGTGATGGTAGATATGTGACATTATGCCTTTGTCAAAAcctatagaatgtacaacacaaacctaaactatggacttcagttaataatattATATCATTATTGGTTGATTAATTGTAATTAAGGtacacactaatgcaagatgttaaaaatagggggaggggtacctgggtggctcagtcagttaagcatccaactttggctcaggtcatggtcttgtgctctgtgagttcgagttctgcgtcaggctctgtgctgatagctcagagctgggagcttgctttggattcgtatctccctctctgtgcccttcccccatgcgcgtgcacgcgcacgcgctctctcgctcgctcgctctctctctctcaaaagcaaatatttaaaaaaattgttttaaaatagggGGGAATGAGTGGTGGAGAAGGgttatatgggaactctgtaccaTGTGCTCAATTTTTGGTAAATCTAAATTTGCTCTAAAAAAttaagtctctcttttttttttcatttatttatttttgagagacagagacagagcacaagtgtgggaggggcagagagagaggagacagaatcccaagcaggctccacggtctgagctgtcagcacagagcccaaggagggagGAACCgtgagctcaggacctgagcagaagtcggccacttaaccaactgaaccactccgAAGCCCCTAAAAAACTAAGTCTCTTatgggtgcccagctggctcattcagtagagcatTAGACCTCAGGTGGGGagtacaagccccacattgggcatagggcttacttaaagaaattaataaactaaaacacattttaacaaGTCTGTTAATTAAAAGAGAGTAGACGAACGAATCTATAAAAGAGTTGGATTAAATTATCTCCAAGGTCATTTCCAACTCTGACTCACACTCCAGCTCTGGGCCTCAGGGTCCCCAGGTAGAATAAAATCAAGATGAGTTTTGAGTGCCGCTCGTGCAGAAACGGCGGGCGACTCTCGAGCCGTCCACGGGTCCAGGACAACACTACACAACCTGCCCTTTGGACCCCGAGCCCTCCGCAACTGGCCCCCAGATCTCGGCCCCCAACTCACTGCGGGGGCTCATCCCAGCCCAAGCGCTCGCGGAGCCCGCAGAGGCCCGGGCCACGCCCCCGCGCGCCATTGGCTCTCCGATTGGGCGGCTGGGAGGAGGTGTGGCCGGAAGGGGTGAGTCTGATTGGCGGGGCGGGGCCGACGGTGAGCGGCGAACATGGCGGAGCGTGTCAAGAAGAGGCCCTGCGGCCCGGTAGGTGGCGGGAGGTGCGCGGGAGGACGGGGCGCGGGGGCGCGAGAACGAGCCGCGCGGGGGCCCGTGGCGGGGCAGTGCCGTGTTTCCCGTTCCCTGCTTGTCGCTGACCCGAGGCCGGAAGCCCCGAGGTGCCGCATGCTCGTGGCCGCGTGCGCCCCTGCCTGGATGAGCACCCAGGGTGGGTGCAGGGCCCGGACAGCGTCAGGTAACCCAGGTAACTCGAGTCCTTTCGTGGCGTATCGCTTCTGACTCCCAGAGTGACAGCAGGCAGGTTCTTTTTCCCTGAGCCTGTTTCGTCTTCTCTCCGTTGACACCTCATTCAACAACTTGTTGGATGCTATGTGCCAGACCTGGTATTAGGCCCTAGAGTATAGCGGGTCCCTTACCCCCGACGCTCTCCCTAgggtggcagtgggggggggggggtgtgcctcACCACCCTCATTTTACAGGCAGGGGGCAACTTCGGAGCAGAAAgttgcacaccccccccccccagttgtgATCATTCAGCCTCACTCCTATACCTCTTCCCGTTTCTTCTCCAGGGTGAACATGGCCAAAGGGTCGAGTGGCGAAAATGGAAGCAACAGAGTAAGtaagggggctgggtgggggctgggtgggtggggtggcgGGGGATCCACTGAACCTTGCCCAATGCCACTCCAGCAGTGCACTGCTGAACCCTGTGGAGAGCCACCAGGTCTGTCCGCTCTGGGTCCCACAGCACCCAAAATGGGAAAGAAGGGGCCAGAAGCCCATATGGCTCCTCTGGCTGCTCACTAAACAGCGCTGGAGAGCCCAGGCTGAGCCCTACTGAGACGGCACCATCTCCCGGACTGCTCCGCGTCACTCTCCCTCCaagccctctccccaccaccaatCCAGATGTCCTCTCatccagagaaagaggagaaaaagaagtggaAGGACCTCAAGCTGATGAAAAAACTGGAGCGGCAGCGGGCCCAGGAAGAACAGGCGAAGCGCCAGCAGGAAGAAGAGGCTGCTGCACAGAGGGAGGACCAAGGTGAGCAGGCTGGGTCCTGGGCAGGGCAGCCAGTGTCCTATCTGGGAGGGGCCTTAGAGACCAGTGGGTGTAGACGTcctgatggagaaactgaggcccagagactggGAGAGACCCGGAAAACTGAGTCCCAACCTCCTACTTAGGTAGGTTTAAATCCTGTGGAGAGAAAGTGTCACATATCATAACTTTCTATCTCCAGAACTCATCATCATCATGACGgtggtttttcacttttttatcgAGCACTTTGTGTGCtttaatttagtttttcatttacttatttttattttactttatttatttatttatttatttatttatttatttaattttttaaaagtaaggtctatgctcaatgtggggcttgatcttacgaccctgatatcaagagttgcatgctctactgactaagccagccaggcgtcctttattttgattttataatagaatttgggggtttttttggggggagagggggtgtctgggtggctcagtcagtggagcatcagTTGACTCTTGGTTGCGTtttggtcacgatctcacgatctgtgagggctctgcgctgacagcgtagagcctacttgggattctctctgtccctcttgctctgcccctcccccctcatgctcgtgctctctttctctctctcaaaatgaacatttttaaaaaagaaacgatttctttaaaaaaggatttgtcggggcgcctgggtggcgcagttggttaagcgtccgacttcagccaggtcacgatctctcggtccgtgagttcgagccccgcgtcaggctctgggctgatggctcagagcctggagcctgtttccgattctgtgtctccctctctctctgcccctcccccgttcatgctctgtctctctctgtcccaaaaataaacaaacgttgaaaaaaaatatttaaaaaaataataataataaaaaaaaaaataaaaaaggatttgtctttttatatCATTAAATAACAGCTGCTCAAAACAATCtcccttcctggggcacctgggtggttcagtcagttaagcatctgactcttggtttcagctcaggtcgtgatctcacggttcgtgggatcgagccccacatctgtgctgtgagcacagagcctgcctgggattttctctctctctgcccctgccctgctcttgtgcaagctcactctctctctttctcaaggtaaatgaacttaaaaataaaatctccctcCCCACAAAAATACAGACaactagaaagaagaaagaaaaaattccagCAAACGTTGCAGTGAAAGTTTCTCCAGATATTATGTGGTACCCACTTATACATATGCAGAGAAGATACAGATACAGTTTTATAAAGTGAGACCACTTTATCCGTGAGCTTCTGGACCTGGTTTTTCTCATCCCACATTGAACCCTGGGTGTCCTTGCACATCGGTACATCTGGATCTACCCTAACAAATTGTGTCTTTTCTCCTCGTCTAGACCCGAACCTCAGGAGGGTTAGGGCATCATAACCTCTAAGCCCATTGGTGACCAGTGGTGACGGTGACAGTGGAGACAGAAACTGAGCATGTCAGCTGTTTTACACACCGGGGAAGCCCTTCATGGGTGTTCCCTCCTGTGGCTCCCATTGGACGACTGCGGGAGGGAAAGTATGGTGGTCCCTCTAGAGCTAGACAGCCTGAACCCAGATCTCGCTGTCTTGCtttttgtgtgaccttgggccacaTGTTTGACCTCTTTGGGCCACAGGTTCTCCATGTCTCGATGGGTATCATGGTAATACTCTTTAGGGTTACTGGGTAAATGCACACATATAAAGATGCTAATAATAGCTCtctttattatccccatttgacagctGGAAATGGAGGCGGTAAGGGGCGGAGCCAACCTATGAACTTAGGCCAATGTCTCTAACCACTCCCCAGTTTTACCCAGGGGTGTGTCCTGCTCATGGGAGCCTTGGAGACCACTGGGTCCGTTTTCTTCTTGGGGAGATTAAGGCTTGGAAAGGGGAGTTGGATCTGATTTGCTGACCTCAAAATTCCTCCCAGAGGGAAAGTTCTCTAACTCTGAGCCCTGGGTTTAGAGGAAGTGAAGGGAGAGCACAGCCCTGGCCCCTCTGACCACGAACAACCCTCCCCTGCCCAGGTCGGCCTTACACCCTGAGCGTGGCCCTGCCAGGCTCCATCCTGGACAACGCCCAGTCACCGGAGCTTCGCACCTACCTGGCTGGCCAGATTGCCAGAGCCTGCACCATCTTCTGTGTGGATGAGATTGTGGTGTTTGATGAAGAAGGCCAAGATGCCAAGTGAGGAGCCATCCAACAGGGCACCCGggctcagggaggagggaggggctgctAGGACTGGCTTTGCTGCATTCTTTTTGCCTCCTGCTTGCCTGGGCTGAGAAATGTCTGAAATGCCCCCAGTGAATCTGGCGGGAAGAGTCGCAAAGCAGGGGACCACAGAGGTCAGACTGGGTGGAGGAGCTCTCGAAGGGAGGGCAGTAGGCTCTGGAAggcctgtctttctctctccaggaCTGTGGAGGGTGAATTCAGGGGCGTTGGCAAGAAGGGGCAGGCGTGCGTGCAGCTGGCCCGGATCCTGCAGTACCTGGAGTGTCCGCAGTAAGGGGGTGAAGGGCAGACTGGCCTGCGcgtggtggggtggggcagggtggtgaAGGTGCAGGTCAGGCAGGAGGTGGCCTCCCCTGGGAACTTTCTGAGATCTGCGTTCTTTGCTAGGTACCTAAGAAAGGCGTTCTTCCCCAAGCACCAGGATCTCCAGTTTGCAGGTAAGGCCGGAGTGGGGGCTGACCCCCATTTCCCATGGATCACCCCCCAGACCCCGAGAAATTGCTGTGCCGGTGGGAGAACGGGCCCAGGCAGGGCAAGGCCTGTGCGTGGTGGCAAGCGGCAGGTCTGTGGCAGACCTGAGGCTTGGAACTCCACACCACCGTGTGATTTGCACCCCTTCTACCCACAGGGCTTCTGAACCCCTTGGACAGCCCTCACCACGTGCGTCAGGATGAGGAATCCGAGTTCAGAGAAGGCATCGTGGTGGACCGGCCCACCCGGCCAGGCCACGGGTCCTTTGTCAACTGTGGCATGAAGAAGGTAGGAATTGGGAGGGTGGGTTGAGACATACATTGGGGACATACCCTGGCTATGGAAGGCAGTGGGCAGCCCTGGGCCCAGGCATCTGTGCCTGGTCTTCCTCCACGGATGCAGGTTTCGGCCAGAGAAGTGCCCCGCAGCAGGGCTCAGTAGATCAAGCCAGGAGCAGAGCGACTGTTTCTTGAAAACTAAATGAACAGGAGATAGTTCTCATGCTCAAGCCCAACCCAGCCCAACCCTGCAGCAGCGAGTCCAGAATCCCTCTGGGGCAGCTCCAGCGAGGATGCAGACCCACCCTGGGCCGCCTGGCTACGCTCAATTCTCCCGGAGTCAGAGGCAGAAACACTTCCATGTGTGGGGTCCCCTCTCCCCGCAAAAAGAGCAGACCAGGATGACCCAGACCCTGACCACAGACGAAAGGAGAAAACACGAGAAGCGTCTAAAGGGAAAGAAAGTGCCCCGGGTCCTGAATTCGGAATTGGCATGAGACGCAGACATCACTTGCTCTCCATCACATCTCCCATTTACCTCATGCCCGGCCCTGGGCAGTATAGCAGTAGCTGCTGTTTATGGAGAGTTTCCTGATTGACAGATGAAGAgagcgaggctcagagaggctatgTGGCCCGCTCAAACTGctacagccagtaagtggcatgGCCACTTCTGTTCAAAGCAAAGACTGGGATCTCATCTCACGAAACactgcctactctgtgccaggcccagaGCATTCATCTCTGCCCAGTGCCCTGGGCATCTTGCACGAATGGTCTCTTGTGAGCAGGTCTGGCGCAGGTGTCAGAGAAAGGGGATGGAGGTTGACCTGGACCCCTTAGGTACCtggccagcccctgcccccatttCCCCACATCGGGAAGAGCAGTGACCCCTGCTGGTCCCGTGGGGAATAGCACCCATTTCTCCTGGCTTCTCCCTAGGAGGTGAAGATTGACAAGAACTTGGAGCCTGGACTTCGGGTGACGGTGCAGCTGAACCAGAAGCAGCTCCCAGGTATCTGGAAGCTTCCCAGCTTGGCCAGCATTTGGGCTCGGAGCCGCCTCCTTCCACCTCCTTGTCCCTCACCCCATCTTCACAGCCTCTCCGCTTCATCTGCAGAAAGCAAGACCTACCGGGGAAAAGTCGTGTCTTCGCAGGACCCTCGCACCAAAGCCGGTCTCTACTGG
The Prionailurus viverrinus isolate Anna chromosome D4, UM_Priviv_1.0, whole genome shotgun sequence genome window above contains:
- the SPOUT1 gene encoding putative methyltransferase C9orf114 homolog codes for the protein MAERVKKRPCGPGEHGQRVEWRKWKQQKKEEKKKWKDLKLMKKLERQRAQEEQAKRQQEEEAAAQREDQGRPYTLSVALPGSILDNAQSPELRTYLAGQIARACTIFCVDEIVVFDEEGQDAKTVEGEFRGVGKKGQACVQLARILQYLECPQYLRKAFFPKHQDLQFAGLLNPLDSPHHVRQDEESEFREGIVVDRPTRPGHGSFVNCGMKKEVKIDKNLEPGLRVTVQLNQKQLPESKTYRGKVVSSQDPRTKAGLYWGYTVRLASCLSAVFAEAPFQDGYDLTIGTSERGSDVASAQLPSFRHALVVFGGLQGLEAGVDADPNLEVAEPSVLFDLYVNTCPGQGSRTIRTEEAILISLAALQPGLTQAGARQAYDSKAAAGKPEVPGVPPGQTQP